One Candidatus Thorarchaeota archaeon genomic region harbors:
- a CDS encoding OB-fold domain-containing protein — MSEVRVGESGVVQSYTVLEMPPEGFEPPVVLALVELDDGPATLCIGSARSRDRLAIGTRVNVSMDESGRFLFSLIQ, encoded by the coding sequence ATGAGTGAGGTCCGCGTAGGGGAGTCTGGGGTCGTCCAGAGCTACACTGTCTTGGAGATGCCCCCGGAGGGGTTTGAGCCCCCGGTTGTCCTTGCTCTCGTCGAGCTTGACGATGGTCCTGCCACGCTCTGCATCGGGTCTGCACGGAGTCGAGACAGACTCGCTATTGGCACAAGAGTCAACGTCAGCATGGATGAGTCTGGCCGGTTCCTCTTCTCACTCATTCAGTGA